ATTGATGTTGCTGATCTTTCACAGAAAATATTTGACAATACAACATTTATAAAATTAAAGCTTACCCAGAAGGCAATAGAGCTTCTGGAACTGTATGAAAATGACTTGTTAGCCGTAATAGCAATAACACAGGACATTCTACATTCAACAGGAGCCAAAGATGAAGACTGTGACGGGCTTGTAAATATTGGAAGGTCCATAGTAGGAGTAGAAGTTTCCGTTCTTATAAAAGAAAAGAGTAGTAATGAAATCCGTGTAAATTTAAGGTCAAAAACATATGTGGATGTATCAGAGATTGCAGCCGCTTTTGGAGGCGGTGGACATAAACGGGCTGCCGGGTGTACAATAAAAGGCAGTATTTCAGATGTTAAAGAGCAATTGATAAACACTATCAAGGACAAACTTAAACGGAGATAAATATGAACGGTATTTTAAATGTTTTAAAGCCTGCAGGAATGACATCTTTTGATGTAATTGGATTTATGAGAAGAATAACCGGACAAAAAAAGATAGGGCATGCAGGTACACTTGACCCTTCGGCAGTTGGAGTATTACCTTTATGCATTGGTAATGCCACAAGGGCTTTAGAGTTTATGATAGACAAGGATAAGGTTTACCGTGCAGAACTGACACTGGGAATTTCAACTGATACCCAGGACTCTTCCGGCATTGTGTTGGATTCATATTCCGTAGAAGTTAATGATGATGAAATAAAAAAAGCAATTATGAGCTTTGTGGGTACCATTGAACAGCTTCCTCCAATGTATTCTGCCATAAAAATCGGTGGTAAGAAGCTCTATGAATTAGCCAGACAGGGCCAGACAATAGAAAGGGAATCAAGAACTATTCAAATTTACAACATAGACGTTATCAGAATATGGGATGACAATGTAATATTTGAATCAGAAGGGGTAACACAAGAATTTGCAGCAAAAAAAGTTCTTTTGGATGTTCACTGCTCAAAGGGAACATATATAAGGACATTATGCAATGATATTGGAGAAAAGCTTGGCTGTGGCGGACATATGTCGTTTCTCGTAAGAACAAGGGCGGGACAGTATGACCTTGATAACGCCTTGACAATGGAAGAAATAGTACAATTGTCGGAAACTAAAGCTCTTGAAGGTCATTTATTGCCTGTTGAAAAGATATTTGAAGAGTTTGATATTATAAAATTAAACAAGGAGGAACTTTTCAAGTATAATAACGGAGTATGGCTGGAAGTTGAAAAAAACAAATATGAAAATACTGTTTACAGGGTATACGATAATAATAGTTTTCTTGGGTTAGGAGAAGTTTTTGAAAAAGGAAATACATTATATTTAAAATCAAAGAAGTTCTTTAAATGATGAAAACTAAGGAGACATAATATGCAGGTTATTCATTCAAATGATTCTTACAATACATTCAGTTGCTATACCGGTGTCGGTCTTGGTAATTTTGACGGCTTGCATATCGGACATATGGCTCTTATTAACACATTAATAAGAGAATCCAAATTAAACGGACTATCATCAATGGTTTATACTTTTACAAAACATACAGAAAATATTCTAAGAAAAAAGCTTATTACGCCTCTGTTACTTACTGAAACTAAGAAAATAGAACTTTTAAGTGAAACTACTCTTGATTATCTTTATCTTGACGAGTTCAATGAAGCATTTTCAAGAATGTCTCCCGAAGAATTTGTTGTAAATATTCTTAAAAACAAGCTGAATATAAAGCTTGCTGTTGCAGGCCACGACTACAGATTTGGATATAAGGGTGGGGGAGACATACCTTTACTGGAGGAATTCGGAAAGAAGTATGGATTCAAGGTGGTAGTTATCCCGCCTATTACCTGTGATGGCGAGATAATAAGCAGTACCGGCATCAGACAATCTATTATAAATGGAAATCTTGAAACAGCTTATAAGCTGTTGGGGAGAAATTATTCAATTATAGCTGAGGTTGTGAATGGAAGGCGTGTAGGTAATACAATAGGCTTTCCAACTGCGAATATTCATCCTGAAAAGTACCTTGTACTGCCTCACAATGGTGTATATATTACAAAAACACTGTTAAACGGTCATTTATACAATAGTATGACTAATGTTGGCTATAACCCTACATTTGAGGATGTTAGACAGAAAACGGTTGAAACACATATTATGGACTTCGATAAGGACATTTACGGAGAAAAAATTGAAGTATTCTTTTTGAAAAAAATACGTGATGAAAAGAAATTTAACAATGTAGAAGAATTGATAAATCAGATAACAAAGGACATGAAGATTGCAAGGGATTACTTGAGTATAGTCAGTTAGGAGATAAATTATAGTTGTATATGACAGGTTACAGAATAATCATAACAGGTATTGTACAGGGAGTTGGCTTCAGACCCTTTATTTTTAATCTGGCTGAAAGTTTTGGTATAAAAGGTTGGGTAGGCAACTCCGACAGTAACGTAATAATAGAGATT
This region of Clostridium sp. BNL1100 genomic DNA includes:
- the truB gene encoding tRNA pseudouridine(55) synthase TruB, with amino-acid sequence MNGILNVLKPAGMTSFDVIGFMRRITGQKKIGHAGTLDPSAVGVLPLCIGNATRALEFMIDKDKVYRAELTLGISTDTQDSSGIVLDSYSVEVNDDEIKKAIMSFVGTIEQLPPMYSAIKIGGKKLYELARQGQTIERESRTIQIYNIDVIRIWDDNVIFESEGVTQEFAAKKVLLDVHCSKGTYIRTLCNDIGEKLGCGGHMSFLVRTRAGQYDLDNALTMEEIVQLSETKALEGHLLPVEKIFEEFDIIKLNKEELFKYNNGVWLEVEKNKYENTVYRVYDNNSFLGLGEVFEKGNTLYLKSKKFFK
- a CDS encoding bifunctional riboflavin kinase/FAD synthetase, which translates into the protein MQVIHSNDSYNTFSCYTGVGLGNFDGLHIGHMALINTLIRESKLNGLSSMVYTFTKHTENILRKKLITPLLLTETKKIELLSETTLDYLYLDEFNEAFSRMSPEEFVVNILKNKLNIKLAVAGHDYRFGYKGGGDIPLLEEFGKKYGFKVVVIPPITCDGEIISSTGIRQSIINGNLETAYKLLGRNYSIIAEVVNGRRVGNTIGFPTANIHPEKYLVLPHNGVYITKTLLNGHLYNSMTNVGYNPTFEDVRQKTVETHIMDFDKDIYGEKIEVFFLKKIRDEKKFNNVEELINQITKDMKIARDYLSIVS